In Plasmodium coatneyi strain Hackeri chromosome 5, complete sequence, a genomic segment contains:
- a CDS encoding Eukaryotic initiation factor, translating to MEKEESYKTSEKYEICTSFENIGIDEGLLRGIYAYGFEKPSAIQQRGIKPILSGRDVILQSQSGTGKTCVFAVGALNCVNRNLSETQVIILSPTRELAEQTQKVCLALADYIHVTIYCCIGGKKMSDDIKALNNGVHIISGTPGRIYHMLNLRHLKCKYIKQLVIDEADEMLNKGFKEQVYDIYRFLSPNTQIVLSSATLPQEVLEITNKFMHRPVKILVKRDELTLEGIKQFFVSIEKEQWKYETLADLYESLTITQAVVFCNTKMKVDWLTKKMQEANFTVCKMHAGMSQSERDDIMLKFRQCKFRVLISTDIWGRGLDVQEVSLVVNYDLPNSRESYIHRIGRSGRFGRKGVAINFVKNDDIKILRDIEQYYSTQIDEMPMNITELL from the coding sequence atggagaaggaggagagtTACAAAACGTCGGAAAAGTACGAAATATGTACGAGTTTTGAAAACATAGGAATTGACGAAGGTTTGTTGAGGGGAATTTACGCATACGGATTTGAAAAACCTTCTGCCATTCAGCAGAGAGGTATCAAGCCAATTTTAAGTGGCAGAGATGTTATTTTGCAAAGTCAAAGTGGGACAGGAAAAACTTGTGTCTTTGCAGTGGGTGCTCTAAATTGTGTTAACCGTAATTTGAGTGAAACGCAGGTGATTATACTATCGCCTACAAGAGAGCTAGCAGAACAGACACAGAAGGTGTGTCTAGCCCTAGCAGATTATATACACGTAACTATATACTGTTGCAtcggagggaagaaaatgagtgACGATATAAAGGCCCTAAACAACGGAGTGCATATAATTAGTGGTACTCCAGGGAGAATTTACCACATGCTAAACTTGAGGCACTTAAAATGCAAGTACATAAAACAGCTAGTGATTGATGAGGCAGACGAAATGCTAAACAAAGGATTTAAAGAACAGGTCTACGACATTTATCGTTTTTTGTCACCGAATACACAGATCGTACTTTCGTCAGCCACACTTCCACAGGAGGTGTTAGAAATAACAAATAAATTCATGCACAGGCCTGTGAAAATATTAGTAAAAAGAGATGAACTAACTttagaaggaataaaacaattttttgtatcGATAGAGAAGGAACAGTGGAAATATGAAACGCTCGCTGATTTGTATGAAAGTTTGACGATCACCCAAGCTGTTGTTTTTTGTAATACTAAGATGAAGGTAGATtggttaacaaaaaaaatgcaggaGGCGAATTTTACCGTTTGTAAAATGCATGCAGGGATGAGTCAGAGTGAGCGAGACGATATCATGTTAAAGTTTAGGCAGTGTAAATTCCGTGTCCTTATATCAACGGATATTTGGGGAAGGGGGCTGGACGTACAGGAAGTTTCCCTTGTCGTAAACTATGACTTGCCCAACTCGAGAGAGAGCTACATTCACCGCATCGGGAGGAGTGGTCGATTTGGCAGGAAGGGTGTTGCCATCAactttgttaaaaatgacgACATAAAAATTCTTAGGGATATCGAGCAGTACTACTCCACGCAGATTGATGAGATGCCTATGAACATCACAGAGCTGCTCTAG